Genomic DNA from Candidatus Brocadia sp.:
ACCAGGTGGTCAAACCGCTGGAACGGCTATGATTTCAGCCAATTCGCCCGCCTTCGAATCTTACGGACTTGAAGAGTCTCTTATTGCTCCGACCTGCCAGGAATGTGGAGAAAGGTTTAGTAAAGCTGCAAACTCACTTTTGGAAGGAGAAAACACACATATCACAGCAGGCAAACTGGTCTATATCTTCTGGACAAAAGAGGAAACAGGCTTCTCCTTTGCCTCCATCCTTTCCAAGCCAGAACCAGGAGAGGTGAAGATGCTTGTGAAATCCGTCTTTAGCGGTAAAAAGGCAGCGGTAGAAATAGATTCTACACCTTTCTACGCTACTGCATTTTCAGCCAGTGGCGCCCGTGTTGCAGTTAGAGACTGGTTAGAAACAACAGTGAGTAATGCCCAGGAAAATCTGGCACGTTGGTTTAAACTTCAGCAAATAGTGGATGTTTATACAGGAGATGAGACTTTGCCGTCGCCTATTAAAGGCTACTTCGGAAAAGATAAAAAATGGATAAGTGGCATTATAGACGATTTAGCTCCAGAAGTAAAAAGGAGGCGTGATATTAACGGCCTGTCTCCGAATATTTTCAAGGTACTGATTCATGCAGCGTTAAATGGTGGGGCGTTACCCATGTGGCTTTTATATCAGGCAGTAAGAAGAAACAGGGCTGAACAGAAGGTCACAATATCCCGTGCAGTCCTTATAAAAATGGTCTTACAGTCACAAAACAACAATTTTATAGAGGAGGATAAAATGGAACAGATTGATTTGGAAAACCGCAATCCGGCATATCTTTGCGGTCGTCTGCTCGGTGTAATTGAGTCGGTTCAAATGGCCGCAATCCCTGGGGCAAAGGCTACCGTTGTAGACCGTTTTTTTGGCACTGCATCGTCTGCGCCTGCATCAGTATTTGGAAGACTTTTGCGAGGCGCGCAGTTTCACCTCAGTAAGTTACGAAAAGAGAAACGTGGCACCTTTGAGGCACTTGAAAAGAAACTCGATGAGGTTCAATCAGGATTGAATTCATTTCCTAAGACATTGACTTTAGAAGATCAAGGGCGCTTTGCGCTTGGCTATTATCATCAGAGGGCTGCTGACAGGGCAGGAGCCATCGCCTACAAGCAGTCTCAACAAGAAGAGAAAAACAGAAAATTAGATACTGAATCAAGTTCAGCATGACATTGATATTTTTATTGTCATTCCGAACTTGTTTCGGAATCTCGTAAGCATTTTAAACCACATTTTTAGGAGATACACAAATGACCAATGCCATTTACAATGATGTGACAAAACGACACGATTTTGTTCTTCTGTTTGACGTAACTGACGGCAACCCTAATGGTGACCCAGACGCAGGGAATCTTCCTCGGGTAGATCCTGAAACTATGCAGGGATTGGTAACTGATGTGTGTATTAAAAGAAAAGTTAGGAATTTTATAGATGTCACAAATGGCAATAAAGCTAATATGAAAATTTATGTGCAAAACAAAGGGATTTTGGCTAATGAGCAAAAACGTGCTTATGAAGCAATAAAAGCTGAACCCGGTGATTCTCCAAATGAAGAAGCTAGGAAATGGATGTGCCAGAATTATTATGACGTAAGAATGTTCGGTGTCGTAATGACAACTGGTAAGACAAAAGATAGCAACAAGAAATGGAATTGTGGCCAAGTTCGAGGGCCGCTACAACTTACTTTTGCACGTTCAATAGACCCAGTTATTCCTCTTGATCTTTCAATTACTCGTGTCGCTTTAACAAATGCTGGTGATACTGGTATTGGTCAGGAAGATGACGAAATAGCTTCGTCATCACAAATGGGAAGAAAAGCATTGCTTCCATATGGCCTTTATCTAGGATATGGTTTTTTTACACCTACATTTGCCAAAGACACCGGTGTATCGAATGAAGATTTGAAACTCTTCTGGTCGGCCCTTCAAAACATATGGGATATAGACCACTCTGCTAGCAGAGGGTTGATGGCATGTCGCGGGCTTTATATTTTTAGTCATAATAGTGAATTAGGTAATGCGTCTGCACACACTTTATTTGACAGGATAAAAGTAAAGCGTAATGATAACGCTGAATCAACGAGATGTTTTAGTGATTATAAAGTATCCATTAATGAAACCAATTTTCCTGAGGGTGTTACTCTTACAAAATTAGTAGGGTAAGTGAGCATGGCAATACAGAATTACGAACCCATTATGGTCTCCGCCCTGGAGCATTACAGCTAATGTCTTGCCAGTGTGCCCTTATTTACGTTTTGCATTTACGGAGTACTTTATAACAGAGAGCAAAAAGTATGGTTAGACCAATTGGGATTAATAATATAAAAACAAGAGGTAACACACTATGACCGATCAAAAAGAATCCCCGCAGCTTATCCCGCTGCACGGCGGGTATCGGGAGCTGCAGTCTTACCAGATGGCGGAGATTGTGTATGACGCCACGATAGTATTCTGCAACCGTTTCATTGATCGTCGGTCCCGTACCCATGACCAGATGGTGCAGGCGGCACGCAGCGGCAAACAGAACATCGCCGAAGGCAGCATGGCCTCGGGCACGTCCAAAAAGACCGAACTTAAGCTCATCGGCGTGGCACGGGCAAGCCTTGAAGAATTGCTCCTTGATTTTCAGGACTTTTTGAGGCAAAAGGGGCTGCCGCTTTGGGGAAAAGAGCATCCGAAAGCTAAAGAAATCAGAAGTCTCTGCTATCAGAAAAATAGGTCCTATATGACTTATAAGACCTATGTCGAGCAAAGCTCGCCGGAAGCTGCTGCAAACACCATGATCTGCCTGATTCACCAGACAAACTACCTGCTTGACCAACAGTTGCGGGCATTGGAAAAGGAGTTCCTGAAAAATGGTGGATTCACGGAAAGACTCTATCGTACACGATCACAGATGCGGAAAACAAAAGAACAAGACAGATATGACAAATAAGACCTATAATGAAGACGATTTAATCCAGCTCTCTTCAGTGGAACATTACAGCTACTGCCCGCGCCAGTGCGCACTCATCCACGTGGAGCAGACCTTTGATGAAAACTTGTATACCCTGCGCGGCAGAGCTGTGCATGAAACTGTTGATATAGAATCTTCTCATATGCTGGAAGGCGTACGATATGAAAGGTCGCTTCCTATCTGGTCAAAACGATTAAATCTTGTCGGGAAAGCAGACATGGTAGAATTTCATGGAAACGTTCCGTATCCTGTGGAATATAAATCGGGGAGACACAGGATCGGCCATCATGAAAGCCTGCAGCTTTGCGCACAGGCACTCTGCCTGGAGGAGATGCTTGGGGTGAAGGTGGAGAAAGGAGCCATCTTCTGGCATGCATCCAGAGAAAGAAAAGAGGTTGTTTTTACAGAGGACATGCGAAAACAGGTGGAAGAAGTTGCCGTCGCTACCCACAGGATGATTGCTGAAAGATACCTGCCACCACCAGTAAACGACAAGCGGTGCAGGGACTGTTCTCTCAAAGAATCGTGTTTGCCTGAGGTGATACACAATAAGACCAGACACCACAGTATAACGAAAAAGCTGTTTGTTGTGGAATAAAAAAAATTCGTGGGGGAGGAGAGGAATAAACACACCCCTTAGTCCCCTGGTTTATTCCAGAGAGGAAACAGCGTGATAATGTCTTGAATATTCTCCGTGTTTTCTGTGGTTGGTTTTTTATATCATAAATTCATTCAGGAATCTAATATGAAGCAGCTTCTGAATACACTTTATGTAATGACCCAGGGTGCTTACCTTACCTTGGACCATGAGACAGTAAAAGTGGAAGTTGAGGGGAAGACCCAGCTTCAGGTACCGCTCCATCATTTAGGGGCGATATTTACCATGGGAAATGTGATGATGAGCCCGTTTCTTATGCATCGCTGCACTGAAAATGGCAAGGCTGTCGTCTTTCTCAATATGAATGGTCAGTTTCTTGCCAGGGTTGTCGGAAAAACAACGGGAAATGTACTCCTCAGACAGGCACAGTATGTGGCAGCAAGTGATGCAAATAAGGCCGCCTCTATTGCAAAGAATATCGTAGCCGCAAAATTGCAGAATTCACGCCAAATACTTTTAAGGGGCGCCAGAGAGATAGAAAATACTGGGATAGAAGCGGGACTAAGACAGGCAGCGACATCCCTTTCTGATGCACTCATCAATCTTAAGAAAAGTGGTACTATTGACGAGACCAGGGGACTTGAGGGCATATCTGCCAATGCCTATTTCCAGGTCTTTGATACGATGGTCAAGGAAAATCGGGAAACCTTTATCATGAAAAGCCGTAACCGACGTCCGCCGAGAGATCCGATGAATGCGTTGCTATCGTTCATTTATACGCTCCTTCTCAATGATTGTGTATCTGCAGCTGAAGGGGTGGGACTCGACCCTCAGGTGGGTTTTCTGCATGCCATCAGACCGGGCAGACCCTCTCTGGGACTGGACTTGATGGAGGAATTACGTTCTATACTGGCAGACAGACTTGCCCTTACCCTTATAAACCTGAAACAGATTACAGAGAAGGATTTTGAGGAGAGAGAAGGGGGTGCAGTTTATCTCAATGAAGGGGGGAGAAAGGCCGTTGTCGTTGCATATCAGAAACGAAAGCAGGATGAATTCACCCATCCATTATTGGAGGAGAAAGTACCCTTTGGCTTGATTCCTCATGTTCAGGCGCGTCTCCTGGCAAGGCACTTACGCGGAGATATGGAAGAATATATTCCCGTTTTGTATTCGTAAAGGAGGAAGAGATGTGGGTTATAGTCACGTATGACGTTACGACAGAAACAAAGGAAGGGCGCAGGAGGCTTCGCAGGGTTGCCCAGGCATGCAAGAACTTTGGTCAAAGGGTACAGAAGTCGGTCTTTGAATGTTCTGTGGATCAGGCGCAATTTGAGACGTTAAGACGCAATCTATTGAAGGAGATTGATGTAAAAGAAGACAGCCTTAGATTCTATAGGCTGCAGGAACCAAGAGATGCACATGTAGAAGAACATGGCGTTAACAGGACGGTATTCTTTGACGAACCTTTAATTATTTAACGCGAACCTGTTGCGATATTGAAAACCCCGGAGGGTTCGCAGTTTATGTATCATAATAAAATCAAACCTGTTAGAGGAGGTGACCTATTGATAAACGATGTCTTGATAGAGTAAAAATTGATCGTTCGCAGATGGAAATACATAAATATATAAACTGTGAGACGTTCCATGTGCGACCGTAGCATCCAGCCTTCGGGCTGGATGAGGATTGAAACACAGATCACCCCTCCTTCCACAAAATCCACCAGGCGTAGCATCCAGCCTTCGGGCTGGATGAGGATTGAAACTTTGATAGATGATTTAACCATTGCGGAATTCGGGTAGCATCCAGCCTTCGGGCTGGATGAGGATTGAAACTCGAATGACCTGATAGGGCCGAAGGCATTGGCAAATGTAGCATCCAGCCTTCGGGCTGGATGAGGATTGAAACTTAAATCCGTGGGTAAGGTGTCCACCGTGGGACGTAGCATCCAGCCTTCGGGCTGGATGAGGATTGAAACTTATAGGTCGGGCACGGAGGAAACAACAGATTTTGTAGCATCCAGCCTTCGGGCTGGATGAGGATTGAAACGTTTTCGTGGAAAGCAGGTCTCAGATACGGAGTAAGTAGCATCCAGCCTTCGGGCTGGATGAGGATTGAAACGCGAGGACATACAAGCAACAGGCACGGCTTATAACGTAGCATCCAGCCTTCGGGCTGGATGAGGATTGAAACACGTACCCGCCAGCCACCACGCTCCCGCCAGCCGCGTAGCATCCAGCCTTCGGGCTGGATGAGGATTGAAACTTTTTTCACAACAAATTCAGGGTAATATTCAGTTCGTAGCATCCAGCCTTCGGGCTGGATGAGGATTGAAACGTCGTTCTGGCAAAGGTAATGGCTAATGAAACATGTAGCATCCAGCCTTCGGGCTGGATGAGGATTGAAACCAACAAAGAAAAAATTATAGACCTAATCACTGGCGTAGCATCCAGCCTTCGGGCTGGATGAGGATTGAAACAGATTGTCCGAAATGTGAAAAGCTGAAAGAGAAAGTAGCATCCAGCCTTCGGGCTGGATGAGGATTGAAACTTGATGCCCCAAATTGCCCCAATAGTCGTTAATACGTGCATTCAGCCTCAAAATTAATTTTGTATCTACGACATAGAGAATTGCGAGAAAACTTTTCCAAGTTTTTATTGTATCTATCGTTCCATTTTGCTATATACATTCAGAAATAAATTATAAAATAAATTGAGTTTTATGAAAGGTGTTTGAATGCATATCCCTGACGGATTTCTGGACACGAAGACGTGGATTGGGATGGGCGGTATTTCGTGTTTATTTATTGGTATTGCAGTTCGAAAGGCAAATAAGAAAATATCAGAGAAACACATCCCCTTATTGGGCGTCATGGCAGCCTTTGTCTTTGCGGCTCAAATGTTCAATTTTCCCGTAGGCGGCGGGACGAGCGGTCATTTCATGGGTGCTACCCTGATCGCTATTTTGCTCGGTCCATGGGCATCTGTACTTATCATGACTACGGTGCTTACCACCCAGTGTCTTGTCTTTCAGGACGGCGGACTTACTGCTTTGGGAGCGAATATATTCAACATGGGTATTATCGGGGGATTTTTAGGATACTACATCCATAATATTTTCCAATATTTTGCTCAGGGCAAAAAAGGTATTTTTATCGGCGGTTTTACGGCGGCATGGTGCTCTCTTGTCCTGTCAGCAGTCTGTTGTGCCACTGAATTAAGTATTTCCGGCACGATGCCCCTGAAGATCGTTGTGCCGGCTATGGCAGGTATTCATGCCATGATTGGCATTGGAGAGGGG
This window encodes:
- the cas8c gene encoding type I-C CRISPR-associated protein Cas8c/Csd1; its protein translation is MLLQRLKEYSKRIPSTPSMYGKMVIKWIIDIDMDGQLQGIIPTSDGEKKNDKGKSFLAPHIGRASGIKAKLLADNGEYVLGKARKDSDTARVKECNRAFVELIKKAAECTNESTIYSILKFYEHTNCAELILKEDFDPSQNLTFRINGILPIDLPSIQKFWSGYTGEETNSKDGDVRGKDIMQCLICGEEKPAIRRLPFKIKRIPGGQTAGTAMISANSPAFESYGLEESLIAPTCQECGERFSKAANSLLEGENTHITAGKLVYIFWTKEETGFSFASILSKPEPGEVKMLVKSVFSGKKAAVEIDSTPFYATAFSASGARVAVRDWLETTVSNAQENLARWFKLQQIVDVYTGDETLPSPIKGYFGKDKKWISGIIDDLAPEVKRRRDINGLSPNIFKVLIHAALNGGALPMWLLYQAVRRNRAEQKVTISRAVLIKMVLQSQNNNFIEEDKMEQIDLENRNPAYLCGRLLGVIESVQMAAIPGAKATVVDRFFGTASSAPASVFGRLLRGAQFHLSKLRKEKRGTFEALEKKLDEVQSGLNSFPKTLTLEDQGRFALGYYHQRAADRAGAIAYKQSQQEEKNRKLDTESSSA
- the cas7c gene encoding type I-C CRISPR-associated protein Cas7/Csd2, whose translation is MTNAIYNDVTKRHDFVLLFDVTDGNPNGDPDAGNLPRVDPETMQGLVTDVCIKRKVRNFIDVTNGNKANMKIYVQNKGILANEQKRAYEAIKAEPGDSPNEEARKWMCQNYYDVRMFGVVMTTGKTKDSNKKWNCGQVRGPLQLTFARSIDPVIPLDLSITRVALTNAGDTGIGQEDDEIASSSQMGRKALLPYGLYLGYGFFTPTFAKDTGVSNEDLKLFWSALQNIWDIDHSASRGLMACRGLYIFSHNSELGNASAHTLFDRIKVKRNDNAESTRCFSDYKVSINETNFPEGVTLTKLVG
- a CDS encoding four helix bundle protein, producing the protein MTDQKESPQLIPLHGGYRELQSYQMAEIVYDATIVFCNRFIDRRSRTHDQMVQAARSGKQNIAEGSMASGTSKKTELKLIGVARASLEELLLDFQDFLRQKGLPLWGKEHPKAKEIRSLCYQKNRSYMTYKTYVEQSSPEAAANTMICLIHQTNYLLDQQLRALEKEFLKNGGFTERLYRTRSQMRKTKEQDRYDK
- the cas4 gene encoding CRISPR-associated protein Cas4, whose amino-acid sequence is MTNKTYNEDDLIQLSSVEHYSYCPRQCALIHVEQTFDENLYTLRGRAVHETVDIESSHMLEGVRYERSLPIWSKRLNLVGKADMVEFHGNVPYPVEYKSGRHRIGHHESLQLCAQALCLEEMLGVKVEKGAIFWHASRERKEVVFTEDMRKQVEEVAVATHRMIAERYLPPPVNDKRCRDCSLKESCLPEVIHNKTRHHSITKKLFVVE
- the cas1c gene encoding type I-C CRISPR-associated endonuclease Cas1, with protein sequence MKQLLNTLYVMTQGAYLTLDHETVKVEVEGKTQLQVPLHHLGAIFTMGNVMMSPFLMHRCTENGKAVVFLNMNGQFLARVVGKTTGNVLLRQAQYVAASDANKAASIAKNIVAAKLQNSRQILLRGAREIENTGIEAGLRQAATSLSDALINLKKSGTIDETRGLEGISANAYFQVFDTMVKENRETFIMKSRNRRPPRDPMNALLSFIYTLLLNDCVSAAEGVGLDPQVGFLHAIRPGRPSLGLDLMEELRSILADRLALTLINLKQITEKDFEEREGGAVYLNEGGRKAVVVAYQKRKQDEFTHPLLEEKVPFGLIPHVQARLLARHLRGDMEEYIPVLYS
- the cas2 gene encoding CRISPR-associated endonuclease Cas2; the encoded protein is MWVIVTYDVTTETKEGRRRLRRVAQACKNFGQRVQKSVFECSVDQAQFETLRRNLLKEIDVKEDSLRFYRLQEPRDAHVEEHGVNRTVFFDEPLII
- a CDS encoding cobalamin biosynthesis protein CbiM, which encodes MHIPDGFLDTKTWIGMGGISCLFIGIAVRKANKKISEKHIPLLGVMAAFVFAAQMFNFPVGGGTSGHFMGATLIAILLGPWASVLIMTTVLTTQCLVFQDGGLTALGANIFNMGIIGGFLGYYIHNIFQYFAQGKKGIFIGGFTAAWCSLVLSAVCCATELSISGTMPLKIVVPAMAGIHAMIGIGEGLITVAALSLLSRVRPDLLQLPKL